A stretch of the Lactuca sativa cultivar Salinas chromosome 9, Lsat_Salinas_v11, whole genome shotgun sequence genome encodes the following:
- the LOC111876513 gene encoding CBL-interacting protein kinase 18, protein MDIKGSILMEKYELGRLLGQGTFAKVYYGRNMKTGQSVAIKVIDKEKVLRVGLINQIKREISIMRQVRHPNILELYEVMATKTKIYFALEYAKGGELFDKVSKGRLKEHIARRYFQQLITAVDFCHSRGVYHRDLKPENLLLDENDNLKVSDFGLSALAESKRQDGLLHTTCGTPAYVAPEVINRKGYDGDKVDVWSCGVILYVLLTGYLPFHDSNLMEMYRKIGKAEFKCPNWFPPDVRRLLTRMLEPNPSYRITIAKVKENPWFKKGNIVRKPNKESVLSASSDGASASCSSEEKQEVMRLQNLNAFDIIALSPGFDLTALFEEPRQKKEARFTSWRPASVIISKLEEIAKLLKMKISKREAGLLKLEAMTEGRKGILSIDAEIFELTHSFHMVEVKKCNGDTLEYHKVVNEGLRPGLQDIVWTWQPEEQPPPQPPEQPQQPEKVGPLPPQQDQLP, encoded by the coding sequence ATGGATATTAAAGGGAGTATTTTGATGGAAAAATATGAGTTAGGGAGATTACTTGGCCAAGGAACCTTTGCAAAGGTTTATTATGGGAGGAATATGAAAACAGGCCAAAGTGTGGCGATTAAAGTAATAGACAAGGAGAAGGTTTTAAGAGTTGGGCTTATTAACCAAATCAAGAGAGAGATATCTATCATGAGACAGGTGAGACACCCCAACATTCTAGAGCTTTATGAAGTCATGGCAACCAAAACCAAAATATATTTCGCCTTAGAATATGCCAAAGGGGGTGAGCTTTTTGACAAAGTATCAAAAGGGAGATTAAAGGAACATATCGCCCGTAGATATTTCCAGCAATTGATCACAGCCGTTGATTTTTGTCATAGTAGAGGAGTCTATCATCGAGACCTTAAACCTGAAAACTTacttttagatgaaaatgacaaTTTGAAAGTTTCTGATTTTGGGTTAAGTGCTCTTGCTGAATCGAAGCGTCAAGATGGGCTACTTCACACCACTTGTGGGACTCCTGCTTATGTGGCACCTGAAGTGATTAATAGGAAAGGGTATGATGGGGATAAAGTTGATGTCTGGTCATGTGGGGTGATCTTGTATGTTCTTTTAACTGGTTATCTTCCTTTTCATGATTCAAATTTAATGGAAATGTATAGAAAGATAGGAAAAGCAGAGTTCAAATGTCCAAATTGGTTTCCACCGGATGTAAGAAGGTTACTGACAAGAATGTTGGAACCAAATCCCAGTTATAGAATCACAATCGCCAAAGTTAAGGAAAACCCATGGTTTAAAAAGGGCAATATTGTCCGAAAACCAAATAAGGAGTCGGTTCTTTCTGCAAGTTCAGATGGTGCTTCTGCTTCATGTTCCTCTGAAGAGAAACAGGAAGTGATGAGGCTTCAGAATTTGAACGCATTTGACATAATTGCCCTCTCTCCAGGGTTTGACCTGACAGCATTGTTTGAAGAGCCTCGACAAAAGAAAGAAGCAAGATTCACTTCATGGCGACCTGCGTCTGTTATTATATCTAAACTTGAAGAAATTGCTAAACTTTTGAAGATGAAGATTAGTAAAAGAGAAGCAGGGTTGTTGAAGCTGGAGGCGATGACGGAGGGTAGAAAAGGAATTTTGTCAATTGATGCTGAGATATTCGAGCTCACTCACTCTTTTCATATGGTTGAGGTGAAGAAATGTAACGGAGATACACTGGAATATCACAAGGTGGTAAATGAGGGTTTAAGACCTGGGCTACAAGATATAGTTTGGACGTGGCAGCCGGAggaacaaccaccaccacaaccacctGAGCAACCACAACAACCGGAGAAAGTAGGGCCACTGCCACCACAGCAGGATCAGTTGCCCTGA